A window of Strigops habroptila isolate Jane chromosome 5, bStrHab1.2.pri, whole genome shotgun sequence contains these coding sequences:
- the LOC115608734 gene encoding BRCA1-associated RING domain protein 1-like gives MKSVLMLPVKNESFPLNQPSEVLSSSQPRGGPLGILGSNLSLEQQKLLNKLATVLKAQRCTDFNSRVTHLIIPDVPIPKTVKCMMAVLTGCWVLKFKWVRACLRTTVREQEEKYEVQGGPRRGRLNREQLLPKLFDGCYFYFLGSFKHHQKSDLVELVKAAGGQILVRQPKPDSDVTQTINTVAYHAESTSDQRFCTQYVIYDESSKFKPEKIRQGKVWMAPSSWLIDCLMSFQLLPVK, from the exons GTACTGAGCTCCAGCCAGCCAAGAGGTGGACCTCTTGGTATATTGGGGAGCAATCTTAGTTTGGAGCAACAGAAGTTGCTGAACAAACTAGCAACAGTTCTGAAGGCTCAAAGATGTACTGACTTTAACAGCAGAG TAACTCATCTCATTATCCCTGATGTTCCAATCCCAAAAACTGTCAAATGTATGATGGCTGTTCTGACTGGATGTTGGGTCCTCAAGTTCAAAT GGGTACGAGCCTGTTTACGGACCACAGTTCGAGAACAAGAAGAGAAGTATGAAGTTCAAGGTGGCCCACGAAGAGGCCGGCTCAACAGAGAACAACTG CTGCCTAAATTGTTTGATGGATGCTACTTCTATTTTTTGGGATCTTTCAAACACCACCAGAAGAGTGACCTTGTGGAGCTGgtcaaagcagcaggaggacaAATTCTGGTTAGGCAGCCAAAACCAGACAGTGATGTGACGCAGACAATAAACACGGTGGCATACCATGCAGAATCTACTTCTGACCAGAGATTTTGCACTCAATATGTAATCTATGATGAGTCTTCTAAATTCAAGCCGGAGAAAATTCGTCAAGGCAAAGTCTGGATGGCCCCCTCCAGCTGGCTTATAGACTGTCTGATGTCGTTTCAGCTCCTGCCTGTAAAATGA